In one Achromobacter spanius genomic region, the following are encoded:
- a CDS encoding excinuclease ABC subunit UvrA, with product MSPRKPPAKLRADACIRVRGAREHNLKNVDVDIPRDALVVFSGVSGSGKSSLAFGTLYAEAQRRYLESLSPYARRLIDQVGVPDVDAIEGLPPAVALQQQRGTPNVRSTVGSVTTLSSMLRMLYSRAGTYPARQPMLYAEDFSPNTPQGACPHCHGLGYVYDVTEASMVPDPSKTIRERAIASWPPAWHGQNLRDILVTLGYNVDIPWRDLKKKDRDWILYTDEQPTVPVYAGFTPAETRAALRAKQEPSYMGTYTGARRYVMHTFATTQSAMMKKRVARFMTGAACPVCDGRRLKPEALSVTFAGLDIGSLSRLPLARIAEVLTPAARGQFDAPATDAARSRATTRQDNARRVAAGGLAHTGSTDVRRTPDLSPEKRIAAQRIAHDLVERIGTLQALGLGYLAMDRATPTLSPGELQRLRLATQIRSNLFGVVYVLDEPSAGLHPADGQALHRALDQLKDAGNTLFVVEHDLDTLRRADWLVDVGPGAGQHGGQVLYSGPPEGLKKVTASLTARYLFNPAPAGRAAVREPSGWLSLRGIHRNNLHGIDARFPLGAFTAVTGVSGSGKSSLVSQALVELIGEHLGQEPVAEEADGDLPQADGPPRTTGRIDAGADAIKRLVNVDQKPIGRTPRSNLATYTGLFDQVRKLFADTRAAKSRRYGAGRFSFNVAQGRCDTCEGEGFVHVELLFMPSVYAPCPVCHGSRYNAKTLEIEWNGRNIAQVLAMTVDEALTFFSEEPAVQRPLSLLHEIGLGYLRLGQPATELSGGEAQRIKLATELQRSQRGNTLYVLDEPTTGLHAADVDKLMAQLHGLVDAGNTVVVVEHDLRVVANSDWMIDVGPGAGEDGGHIVAEGAPADVSRSGKGATAPFLKRVLAGG from the coding sequence ATGAGCCCACGAAAGCCCCCCGCCAAACTCCGCGCCGACGCCTGCATCCGCGTTCGCGGCGCGCGTGAACACAATCTGAAGAACGTCGATGTGGATATTCCCAGAGACGCGCTGGTCGTGTTTTCAGGGGTGTCCGGATCGGGCAAATCATCGTTGGCGTTCGGCACGCTGTACGCGGAAGCACAGCGGCGCTATCTGGAATCGCTGTCGCCCTATGCACGGCGCCTGATCGATCAGGTGGGCGTGCCGGATGTCGACGCCATCGAAGGGCTGCCGCCCGCGGTGGCGCTGCAACAGCAGCGCGGCACGCCCAACGTGCGCTCCACGGTGGGCAGCGTCACCACCTTGTCCAGCATGTTGCGCATGCTGTATTCGCGTGCCGGCACCTACCCGGCCAGGCAGCCCATGCTGTACGCCGAAGACTTCTCGCCCAACACGCCGCAGGGCGCCTGCCCCCATTGCCACGGCCTGGGCTACGTGTACGACGTGACCGAGGCGTCGATGGTGCCCGACCCATCGAAGACTATCCGCGAGCGCGCCATTGCGTCCTGGCCGCCCGCCTGGCACGGTCAGAACCTGCGCGACATCCTGGTCACGCTGGGCTACAACGTCGACATCCCGTGGCGCGACCTGAAAAAGAAAGACCGCGACTGGATCCTGTACACCGATGAGCAGCCCACGGTGCCCGTCTACGCGGGCTTCACGCCGGCCGAGACGCGCGCCGCCCTGCGCGCCAAGCAGGAACCCAGCTACATGGGCACCTACACGGGCGCGCGCCGCTACGTGATGCACACCTTCGCCACGACCCAGAGCGCGATGATGAAAAAGCGCGTGGCGCGGTTCATGACGGGCGCGGCCTGTCCGGTGTGCGACGGGCGCCGCCTGAAGCCCGAGGCCTTGTCGGTGACGTTCGCCGGCCTGGACATCGGCAGCCTGTCGCGCTTGCCCTTGGCGCGGATCGCCGAAGTACTGACCCCGGCCGCGCGCGGCCAGTTCGATGCGCCCGCCACGGACGCCGCGCGCAGCCGCGCCACCACCCGCCAGGACAACGCGCGCCGCGTGGCGGCCGGCGGCTTGGCGCACACGGGCAGCACCGATGTGCGCCGCACGCCCGACCTGTCGCCGGAAAAGCGCATCGCCGCGCAACGCATCGCGCATGACCTGGTCGAGCGCATCGGTACCTTGCAGGCGCTGGGCCTGGGCTATCTGGCAATGGACCGCGCCACGCCCACCCTGTCTCCGGGCGAGCTGCAACGGCTGCGCCTGGCCACACAGATCCGGTCCAACCTGTTCGGCGTCGTGTATGTGCTGGACGAGCCCTCGGCCGGCCTGCACCCGGCCGACGGACAGGCGCTGCACCGCGCGCTGGACCAACTGAAGGACGCGGGCAATACCCTGTTCGTGGTCGAACATGACCTGGACACGCTGCGCCGCGCCGATTGGCTGGTGGACGTGGGGCCGGGCGCGGGCCAGCATGGCGGGCAGGTGCTGTACAGCGGCCCACCGGAAGGCTTGAAAAAGGTGACGGCGTCACTGACCGCGCGCTATCTGTTCAACCCGGCGCCGGCCGGCAGGGCAGCCGTGCGCGAGCCCTCGGGCTGGCTGTCGCTGCGCGGCATCCATCGCAACAACCTGCACGGCATAGACGCGCGCTTTCCTTTGGGCGCGTTCACGGCGGTGACGGGCGTGTCGGGCTCGGGCAAGTCCAGCCTGGTCAGCCAGGCGCTGGTTGAACTGATCGGCGAACATCTGGGGCAGGAACCGGTGGCGGAAGAAGCCGATGGCGATCTGCCCCAGGCCGATGGCCCGCCGCGCACGACCGGCCGCATCGACGCGGGCGCCGACGCCATCAAGCGTCTGGTCAACGTGGACCAGAAGCCCATTGGCCGCACGCCCCGATCCAACCTGGCCACCTACACCGGCCTGTTCGACCAGGTGCGCAAACTATTTGCGGACACCCGCGCCGCCAAGTCGCGGCGCTATGGCGCGGGCCGCTTTTCCTTCAACGTGGCGCAGGGCCGCTGCGACACCTGTGAAGGCGAAGGCTTCGTGCACGTAGAACTGTTGTTCATGCCCAGCGTGTACGCGCCGTGCCCGGTATGCCATGGCAGCCGCTACAACGCCAAGACGCTGGAAATCGAATGGAACGGCCGCAACATCGCCCAGGTGCTGGCGATGACGGTGGACGAGGCGCTGACGTTCTTCAGCGAAGAACCCGCGGTGCAGCGCCCGCTGTCCTTGTTGCACGAGATCGGCCTGGGCTACCTGCGGCTGGGTCAACCGGCGACCGAACTGTCTGGCGGCGAAGCCCAGCGCATCAAGCTGGCCACCGAACTGCAACGCAGCCAGCGCGGCAACACCCTGTACGTGCTGGACGAACCCACCACCGGCCTGCACGCGGCCGACGTGGATAAGCTGATGGCGCAATTGCACGGGCTGGTCGACGCGGGCAACACGGTCGTGGTCGTGGAACACGACCTGCGCGTGGTCGCTAACAGCGACTGGATGATCGACGTCGGCCCCGGCGCGGGCGAAGACGGCGGCCACATCGTGGCCGAAGGCGCGCCAGCGGACGTCAGCCGCAGCGGCAAGGGCGCCACGGCGCCATTTCTGAAACGGGTGCTGGCGGGCGGTTGA
- a CDS encoding alpha/beta fold hydrolase, translating to MADAAAATPQDAMIPSRHGRIHARRWAGADTPIVLLHDSLGSVGLWRDFPAHLAQATGRAVIAYDRLGFGQSDPHPGTLRADFVYAEAEDAFAALADHFQLSRFIAFGHSVGGGMAVAIAAAFPQRCVGVITESAQEFVEDRTLAGIREAGEQFQDPAQLERLKRYHGDKAQWVLDAWVHTWQSAEFADWNLDATLPRVSQPLLAIHGENDEYGSMRHPEKLTALAAGPARMLPLAGCGHVPHRETEPVVLEAVREFLARHEV from the coding sequence ATGGCCGACGCCGCCGCCGCAACGCCCCAGGACGCAATGATCCCCTCCCGCCACGGCCGTATCCACGCCCGCCGCTGGGCGGGCGCGGACACCCCCATCGTGCTCTTGCATGATTCCCTGGGCAGCGTCGGCCTGTGGCGCGACTTCCCGGCCCATCTGGCCCAGGCCACGGGCCGCGCCGTCATCGCCTACGACCGCCTGGGTTTCGGCCAGTCGGACCCGCACCCCGGCACGCTGCGCGCCGACTTTGTCTACGCCGAGGCCGAGGACGCCTTTGCCGCGCTGGCCGACCACTTTCAACTGTCGCGCTTCATCGCCTTCGGCCATAGCGTGGGTGGCGGCATGGCGGTGGCGATTGCCGCGGCGTTCCCGCAACGCTGCGTGGGCGTCATTACCGAATCCGCCCAGGAATTCGTGGAAGACCGCACCCTGGCCGGCATCCGCGAAGCCGGTGAACAGTTCCAGGATCCCGCCCAACTGGAACGCCTGAAGCGCTATCACGGCGACAAGGCGCAGTGGGTGCTGGATGCCTGGGTGCATACCTGGCAGTCGGCTGAATTCGCCGACTGGAACCTGGACGCGACCCTGCCGCGCGTGAGCCAGCCGCTACTGGCCATCCATGGTGAAAACGACGAGTACGGCTCCATGCGTCATCCTGAAAAGCTCACGGCGCTGGCGGCCGGGCCGGCGCGGATGCTGCCGCTGGCGGGCTGCGGCCATGTACCGCACCGCGAAACCGAGCCGGTGGTGCTGGAGGCGGTGCGTGAGTTTTTGGCGCGCCACGAGGTTTGA
- a CDS encoding methyl-accepting chemotaxis protein — protein MKITSLRNRILLITCFTVVGALVLSGITTYQIVRSNMMATISGNLDAIASGNASAIERWSHDKAQAVTATAAVVEKGDPRGLTKLMGETNGFPVSTIGWSDKTFFSTTQTAAGYDPTARPWYKSAVAAGKLTVTKPYGDSTTGKLYVAFTAPMIRGGQTTGVLSGAVPLDGIQSIIRAIRPTPSSLAFVVAADGQVISHVNDKLALKPSTDVAPALTAAALTAMARDGAEPITVSLDGEPKLIKARHIPGTDWSLVIALDQAEATAGLTQVLNATLISLVVLTLVAVGIASVVTSRAFKRLSAVRDAMDTIGSGDGDMTHRLAVVGHDEVAQISASFNAFVDKISKVMLDVRAGVHSMSAATREIDMGNRDLSQRTETSAGSLQETSSALTQMTSSVRQTEEAAEHAKRLATEASVAAERGGKVVTDAVTTMSAISQSSQRITEIISVIDSIAFQTNILALNAAVEAARAGEQGRGFAVVAGEVRTLAQRSAASAQEIRTLIQASVENVKSGTERVQAAGSTMSEIVDGIARVQRLVNEIHGAMTEQSVGISQIDRSVADMDQATQQNAALVEESAAASAMLSDQARVLADTVGLFKLRGDVQGQGQGNQNMGNQRLALGHAA, from the coding sequence ATGAAAATCACCTCGTTGCGCAACCGCATTTTATTGATCACCTGCTTTACCGTCGTCGGGGCACTGGTGCTGTCGGGTATCACCACCTACCAGATCGTGCGCAGCAACATGATGGCGACCATCTCGGGCAACCTGGACGCCATCGCGTCGGGCAATGCCAGCGCCATCGAGCGCTGGTCGCACGACAAGGCCCAGGCCGTGACCGCCACCGCCGCCGTTGTCGAAAAAGGCGACCCGCGTGGCCTGACCAAGCTGATGGGCGAGACCAACGGCTTTCCCGTTTCGACCATCGGCTGGTCGGACAAGACCTTTTTTTCAACCACGCAGACCGCCGCTGGTTACGACCCCACCGCGCGGCCCTGGTACAAGAGCGCGGTGGCGGCGGGCAAGCTCACCGTCACCAAGCCGTATGGCGATTCAACCACCGGCAAGCTCTACGTGGCCTTCACCGCCCCGATGATCCGTGGCGGGCAGACCACGGGCGTGCTGAGCGGCGCCGTGCCGCTGGACGGCATCCAGAGCATCATCCGCGCCATTCGCCCCACGCCGTCCAGCCTGGCGTTCGTGGTGGCGGCCGACGGCCAGGTTATTTCGCACGTGAACGACAAGCTGGCGTTGAAGCCGTCCACCGACGTGGCCCCGGCATTGACCGCCGCCGCGCTGACTGCCATGGCGCGCGACGGCGCCGAACCCATCACCGTCAGCCTGGACGGCGAGCCCAAGCTGATCAAGGCGCGCCACATCCCCGGCACCGACTGGTCGCTGGTGATTGCGCTGGACCAGGCCGAAGCCACGGCCGGCCTGACGCAAGTGCTGAACGCCACGCTGATTTCGCTGGTGGTGCTGACCCTGGTGGCCGTGGGCATCGCCAGCGTGGTGACGTCGCGCGCCTTCAAGCGCCTGTCGGCCGTGCGCGACGCCATGGACACCATCGGCTCGGGCGACGGCGACATGACGCACCGCCTGGCCGTGGTGGGCCACGACGAAGTGGCGCAGATTTCGGCGTCGTTCAACGCCTTTGTCGACAAAATCAGCAAGGTGATGCTGGACGTGCGCGCGGGCGTGCATTCGATGTCGGCCGCCACGCGCGAGATCGACATGGGCAACCGCGACCTGTCCCAGCGCACGGAGACGTCGGCCGGTTCCTTGCAGGAAACCTCGTCGGCGCTGACGCAGATGACCTCCAGCGTGCGCCAGACAGAAGAAGCCGCCGAGCACGCCAAGCGCCTGGCCACGGAAGCCAGCGTGGCCGCCGAGCGCGGTGGCAAGGTGGTGACGGACGCGGTGACCACGATGAGCGCGATATCGCAGTCGTCGCAGCGCATTACCGAGATCATCAGCGTGATCGACAGCATCGCTTTCCAGACCAACATCCTGGCGCTCAACGCCGCCGTGGAAGCCGCGCGCGCCGGCGAACAGGGCCGAGGTTTTGCGGTGGTGGCGGGCGAAGTGCGCACGCTGGCGCAACGCAGCGCCGCATCCGCGCAAGAGATCCGCACGTTGATCCAGGCCTCGGTGGAAAACGTGAAGAGCGGCACCGAGCGGGTGCAGGCGGCGGGATCGACCATGAGCGAAATCGTGGACGGCATCGCCCGCGTGCAGCGTCTGGTCAATGAAATCCACGGCGCGATGACCGAGCAAAGCGTGGGCATCAGCCAGATCGACCGCAGCGTGGCCGACATGGACCAGGCCACGCAGCAGAACGCGGCCCTGGTGGAGGAATCCGCCGCGGCCTCGGCCATGCTGAGCGACCAGGCGCGCGTGCTGGCGGATACGGTGGGGCTGTTCAAGCTGCGTGGCGATGTGCAGGGGCAGGGGCAGGGCAATCAAAACATGGGGAATCAAAGGCTGGCGTTGGGGCACGCGGCATAA